A region from the Lolium perenne isolate Kyuss_39 chromosome 4, Kyuss_2.0, whole genome shotgun sequence genome encodes:
- the LOC127292878 gene encoding MEIOTIC F-BOX protein MOF isoform X1 yields MHIDTHYLFDGMPRRGKTAKESTGSFEDRLSALPDDLLHHTLGFLEAREAVRTCVLSRRWRHLWRPIPRLRITNIDAFRSVEKLNEFVCKLFMLRDAGSVLDECELDLRGFLQLDDLWVHLWIRRVLACRARVLRLDIYTNLPTSSEEPLVQLANLPLLSHHLVRLELHGVFLKEGFLDFSSCPVLEDLKIADCVLHTVKILSQSSKHMSIMGCQFLWDMRPPRISAPSLVSLQLHGSNMIPVLESMPFLETASVNLCQKYEEFCDFCDGGSLEAEKCDCGMSELYWDNGRKRGFSVFLEGLSSATCLELIASPEMIIFTRDLQCCPPFSKLRSLFLNDWCLVFDLQILLFFLHHTPVLEKLTLQLCKEPRSTMKIGGSSMEQSLKLKQLKIVVVKCQMIDDRVYNITKILSSCSISLAKINIQKL; encoded by the exons ATGCA CATCGACACCCACTACCTGTTCGACGGAATGCCTCGCCGGGGCAAGACCGCGAAAGAGTCCACGGGGAGCTTCGAAGACCGGCTCAGCGCCCTCCCGGACGACTTGCTGCATCACACGCTCGGTTTCCTCGAGGCGAGGGAGGCCGTGCGGACGTGCGTGCTCTCCCGGCGCTGGCGACACCTCTGGAGGCCCATCCCCCGCCTCCGCATCACCAACATCGATGCGTTCCGGAGCGTCGAGAAGCTGAACGAGTTCGTGTGCAAACTGTTTATGCTCCGCGATGCCGGCTCCGTCCTCGACGAGTGCGAGCTCGACCTCCGTGGGTTCTTGCAGCTGGACGACTTATGGGTCCACCTCTGGATCCGGCGCGTTTTGGCGTGCCGTGCTCGAGTGCTGCGACTCGATATTTACACCAACCTGCCCACCTCTTCGGAAGAGCCGCTCGTCCAACTGGCGAACCTGCCTCTCCTCTCCCACCACCTGGTGCGATTAGAGCTCCATGGCGTCTTTCTGAAAGAAGGCTTCCTTGATTTCTCGAGCTGCCCGGTGTTGGAGGATCTAAAGATCGCTGATTGTGTCCTGCATACTGTCAAGATCTTATCCCAGTCCTCGAAGCATATGAGCATCATGGGCTGCCAGTTTCTCTGGGATATGCGCCCACCTCGTATTTCTGCTCCAAGTCTTGTTTCACTGCAACTACATGGTTCTAACATGATTCCAGTTCTTGAAAGCATGCCATTCTTAGAAACCGCGTCTGTCAATCTTTGCCAAAAATATGAGGAATTCTGCGATTTCTGTGATGGCGGCAGCCTTGAGGCTGAAAAATGTGATTGTGGCATGTCTGAGTTGTACTGGGATAATGGTCGTAAACGTGGTTTCTCTGTGTTTCTCGAAGGTTTATCCAGCGCTACCTGTCTGGAACTGATAGCTTCCCCTGAAATG ATTATATTCACAAGAGATCTGCAATGCTGCCCTCCATTTAGTAAGCTAAGATCTTTGTTTCTCAATGACTGGTGTTTGGTTTTTGACCTCCAAATACTACTGTTCTTTCTCCATCACACACCAGTTCTAGAGAAACTCACTCTTCAACTTTGTAAG GAACCCAGATCCACCATGAAAATAGGAGGGAGTTCGATGGAACAATCACTTAAACTGAAGCAACTAAAGATAGTCGTAGTTAAATGTCAAATGATCGATGACCGGGTTTATAATATTACGAAGATCTTAAGTTCTTGCAGCATATCCCTTGCAAAAATTAATATCCAAAAGCTTTA G
- the LOC127292878 gene encoding MEIOTIC F-BOX protein MOF isoform X2 — protein sequence MHIDTHYLFDGMPRRGKTAKESTGSFEDRLSALPDDLLHHTLGFLEAREAVRTCVLSRRWRHLWRPIPRLRITNIDAFRSVEKLNEFVCKLFMLRDAGSVLDECELDLRGFLQLDDLWVHLWIRRVLACRARVLRLDIYTNLPTSSEEPLVQLANLPLLSHHLVRLELHGVFLKEGFLDFSSCPVLEDLKIADCVLHTVKILSQSSKHMSIMGCQFLWDMRPPRISAPSLVSLQLHGSNMIPVLESMPFLETASVNLCQKYEEFCDFCDGGSLEAEKCDCGMSELYWDNGRKRGFSVFLEGLSSATCLELIASPEMIIFTRDLQCCPPFSKLRSLFLNDWCLVFDLQILLFFLHHTPVLEKLTLQLCKGVL from the exons ATGCA CATCGACACCCACTACCTGTTCGACGGAATGCCTCGCCGGGGCAAGACCGCGAAAGAGTCCACGGGGAGCTTCGAAGACCGGCTCAGCGCCCTCCCGGACGACTTGCTGCATCACACGCTCGGTTTCCTCGAGGCGAGGGAGGCCGTGCGGACGTGCGTGCTCTCCCGGCGCTGGCGACACCTCTGGAGGCCCATCCCCCGCCTCCGCATCACCAACATCGATGCGTTCCGGAGCGTCGAGAAGCTGAACGAGTTCGTGTGCAAACTGTTTATGCTCCGCGATGCCGGCTCCGTCCTCGACGAGTGCGAGCTCGACCTCCGTGGGTTCTTGCAGCTGGACGACTTATGGGTCCACCTCTGGATCCGGCGCGTTTTGGCGTGCCGTGCTCGAGTGCTGCGACTCGATATTTACACCAACCTGCCCACCTCTTCGGAAGAGCCGCTCGTCCAACTGGCGAACCTGCCTCTCCTCTCCCACCACCTGGTGCGATTAGAGCTCCATGGCGTCTTTCTGAAAGAAGGCTTCCTTGATTTCTCGAGCTGCCCGGTGTTGGAGGATCTAAAGATCGCTGATTGTGTCCTGCATACTGTCAAGATCTTATCCCAGTCCTCGAAGCATATGAGCATCATGGGCTGCCAGTTTCTCTGGGATATGCGCCCACCTCGTATTTCTGCTCCAAGTCTTGTTTCACTGCAACTACATGGTTCTAACATGATTCCAGTTCTTGAAAGCATGCCATTCTTAGAAACCGCGTCTGTCAATCTTTGCCAAAAATATGAGGAATTCTGCGATTTCTGTGATGGCGGCAGCCTTGAGGCTGAAAAATGTGATTGTGGCATGTCTGAGTTGTACTGGGATAATGGTCGTAAACGTGGTTTCTCTGTGTTTCTCGAAGGTTTATCCAGCGCTACCTGTCTGGAACTGATAGCTTCCCCTGAAATG ATTATATTCACAAGAGATCTGCAATGCTGCCCTCCATTTAGTAAGCTAAGATCTTTGTTTCTCAATGACTGGTGTTTGGTTTTTGACCTCCAAATACTACTGTTCTTTCTCCATCACACACCAGTTCTAGAGAAACTCACTCTTCAACTTTGTAAG GGTGTGTTATAA
- the LOC127292880 gene encoding F-box/FBD/LRR-repeat protein At5g22660 → MSRRSKTAKVSTGSFEDRLSALPDDLLHHTLGFIEAGDAVRTCVLSRRWRHLWRPIPCLRITDIEAFRSVEKLIRFVDQLLLLRDAGSVLDECELDLRGLLRLDNGLVDLWMRRVLACNATVLRVHLYANLPASQEEPLVILDDQPFLSEHLVRLELSGVYLEERLFDFSSCPALEDLKIADCVLHTDKIFSRSSKHISIRGCQFVWDMYPTQLSAPNLVSLQLHDCTMIPILESMPALETASFNLGHVYEEYCDICDNGLELEKCGCGMIVTYWDDDNDRKRDFSVFLGGLSSATCLELIASPKMVTFRRDLRCCPTFNKLRSLLLKDWCLVADYQILLYFLHHTPVLEKLTLQLSKEPKSGIELEGSSSMEQSLTLMQLKIVEVKCHIIDERVHNISKILSSCSISLAKIIIQKL, encoded by the exons ATGTCTCGCCGGAGCAAGACCGCGAAAGTGTCCACGGGAAGCTTCGAAGACCGGCTCAGCGCCCTCCCGGACGACTTGCTGCATCACACGCTCGGTTTCATCGAAGCGGGGGATGCGGTGCGGACGTGCGTGCTCTCCCGGCGCTGGCGACACCTCTGGAGGCCAATCCCTTGCCTCCGCATCACCGACATCGAGGCGTTCCGTAGCGTCGAGAAGCTCATCAGGTTCGTGGATCAGCTGCTCCTGCTCCGTGACGCAGGCTCCGTCCTCGACGAGTGTGAGCTCGACCTTCGTGGGCTTCTGCGGCTGGACAATGGGCTCGTCGACCTCTGGATGCGACGAGTTTTGGCATGCAATGCCACGGTGCTCCGAGTCCATCTCTACGCTAATCTGCCAGCCTCTCAGGAAGAACCGCTCGTCATATTGGACGACCAGCCTTTCCTCTCCGAACACCTGGTGCGATTAGAGCTCAGTGGCGTCTATCTGGAAGAAAGACTGTTTGATTTCTCGAGCTGCCCTGCGTTGGAGGATCTGAAGATCGCTGATTGTGTCCTCCATACTGATAAGATATTCTCCCGATCCTCGAAACATATTAGCATCAGGGGTTGTCAGTTTGTCTGGGATATGTACCCAACTCAGCTTTCTGCTCCAAATCTTGTTTCACTGCAACTACATGACTGTACCATGATTCCAATTCTTGAAAGCATGCCAGCATTAGAAACCGCATCATTCAATCTTGGCCACGTATATGAGGAATACTGTGATATCTGTGATAATGGCCTTGAACTTGAAAAATGTGGGTGTGGGATGATCGTGACTTACTGGGATGATGATAATGACCGTAAACGTGATTTCTCTGTGTTTCTTGGAGGTCTGTCCAGCGCTACATGTCTGGAATTGATAGCTTCCCCTAAAATG GTTACATTCAGAAGGGATCTGCGGTGCTGCCCTACATTTAATAAGCTAAGATCTTTGTTACTCAAGGACTGGTGTTTGGTCGCTGACTACCAAATACTACTGTACTTTCTCCATCACACACCAGTTCTAGAGAAACTCACTCTTCAACTTTCTAAG GAACCCAAATCAGGCATAGAATTGGAAGGCAGCAGCTCAATGGAGCAGTCACTTACACTGATGCAACTTAAGATAGTCGAAGTTAAATGTCATATTATTGATGAGCGGGTTCATAATATTTCAAAGATCTTGAGTTCCTGCAGCATCTCCCTTGCGAAGATTATTATCCAAAAGCTTTAA
- the LOC127292879 gene encoding putative FBD-associated F-box protein At5g56440 isoform X2 yields MSCRCKTAKASTTGCEDRLSALPDALLHHVIGFLEAAEAVRTCVLARRWRHLWRLIPRLRVTDVEAFRSVKKLKCFVDKLFLLRDTSFVLDECELDLRGLLRLDDTLVDLWIRRVLACHVRILQVHIYTNLPTNQGEPLVKLVDQPLISQHLVRVELGGVYLEERFLDFSSCPALEGLKFADCVLSTDRISSPQSLKHLSIMGCQFLWRDIPTHIFAPSLITLQLRDCLSMIPILESMPLLETASVNLGHGYEEYCLSNATCLELITSREMIIFKRDLRCCPTFSRLRSLSLIDWCLVADFKILLHFLHHTPVLEKLTLQLCKEPKWGIKLKANNFMERSLAMRQLKIVEVKCHIIDDRVHRLTKILSSCSISLAEINIKKL; encoded by the exons ATGTCTTGCCGGTGCAAAACCGCGAAAGCGTCGACGACGGGCTGCGAAGACCGCCTCAGCGCTCTCCCGGACGCCCTACTGCATCATGTGATTGGGTTCCTCGAGGCGGCGGAGGCCGTGCGGACGTGCGTGCTCGCCCGTCGCTGGCGCCACCTCTGGAGGCTCATCCCTCGCCTCCGTGTCACCGACGTTGAGGCATTCCGGAGCGTCAAGAAGCTGAAATGCTTCGTGGACAAGCTGTTTCTCCTCCGTGACACCAGCTTCGTCCTCGACGAGTGCGAGCTTGATCTTCGCGGGCTCTTGCGGCTGGACGACACGCTCGTCGACCTCTGGATCCGGCGCGTTCTGGCATGCCATGTCCGGATTCTGCAGGTCCATATCTACACTAATCTGCCCACAAATCAGGGCGAGCCGCTCGTCAAACTGGTCGACCAGCCTCTCATTTCCCAGCACCTCGTGCGAGTAGAGCTCGGCGGTGTCTATTTGGAAGAAAGATTTCTTGATTTCTCGAGCTGCCCGGCATTGGAGGGTCTGAAGTTCGCTGATTGTGTCCTCAGTACTGATAGGATTTCATCCCCCCAATCCTTGAAGCATCTTAGCATCATGGGCTGTCAGTTCCTCTGGCGAGATATTCCAACTCATATCTTTGCCCCAAGTCTTATTACACTACAACTACGTGATTGCCTCTCTATGATTCCGATTCTTGAAAGCATGCCATTATTAGAAACTGCATCTGTCAATCTTGGCCATGGATACGAGGAATACT GTCTGTCCAACGCTACATGTCTGGAGTTGATAACTTCCCGTGAAATG ATTATATTCAAAAGAGATCTGCGATGCTGCCCTACATTTAGTAGGCTAAGATCTTTGTCACTCATTGACTGGTGTTTGGTTGCTGACTTCAAGATACTACTGCACTTTCTGCATCACACACCAGTTCTAGAGAAACTCACACTTCAACTTTGTAAG GAACCCAAATGGGGCATAAAATTGAAAGCCAACAATTTTATGGAGCGATCACTTGCAATGAGGCAACTTAAGATAGTCGAAGTTAAATGTCATATTATTGATGACCGGGTTCATCGTCTTACGAAGATCTTGAGTTCCTGCAGCATATCCCTTGCGGAAATTAATATAAAAAAGCTTTAG
- the LOC127292879 gene encoding F-box/LRR-repeat protein At3g58900 isoform X1, with protein sequence MSCRCKTAKASTTGCEDRLSALPDALLHHVIGFLEAAEAVRTCVLARRWRHLWRLIPRLRVTDVEAFRSVKKLKCFVDKLFLLRDTSFVLDECELDLRGLLRLDDTLVDLWIRRVLACHVRILQVHIYTNLPTNQGEPLVKLVDQPLISQHLVRVELGGVYLEERFLDFSSCPALEGLKFADCVLSTDRISSPQSLKHLSIMGCQFLWRDIPTHIFAPSLITLQLRDCLSMIPILESMPLLETASVNLGHGYEEYCEYCDNGGLEEYECDCCMSEMYRDNDRILDFSVVFEGLSNATCLELITSREMIIFKRDLRCCPTFSRLRSLSLIDWCLVADFKILLHFLHHTPVLEKLTLQLCKEPKWGIKLKANNFMERSLAMRQLKIVEVKCHIIDDRVHRLTKILSSCSISLAEINIKKL encoded by the exons ATGTCTTGCCGGTGCAAAACCGCGAAAGCGTCGACGACGGGCTGCGAAGACCGCCTCAGCGCTCTCCCGGACGCCCTACTGCATCATGTGATTGGGTTCCTCGAGGCGGCGGAGGCCGTGCGGACGTGCGTGCTCGCCCGTCGCTGGCGCCACCTCTGGAGGCTCATCCCTCGCCTCCGTGTCACCGACGTTGAGGCATTCCGGAGCGTCAAGAAGCTGAAATGCTTCGTGGACAAGCTGTTTCTCCTCCGTGACACCAGCTTCGTCCTCGACGAGTGCGAGCTTGATCTTCGCGGGCTCTTGCGGCTGGACGACACGCTCGTCGACCTCTGGATCCGGCGCGTTCTGGCATGCCATGTCCGGATTCTGCAGGTCCATATCTACACTAATCTGCCCACAAATCAGGGCGAGCCGCTCGTCAAACTGGTCGACCAGCCTCTCATTTCCCAGCACCTCGTGCGAGTAGAGCTCGGCGGTGTCTATTTGGAAGAAAGATTTCTTGATTTCTCGAGCTGCCCGGCATTGGAGGGTCTGAAGTTCGCTGATTGTGTCCTCAGTACTGATAGGATTTCATCCCCCCAATCCTTGAAGCATCTTAGCATCATGGGCTGTCAGTTCCTCTGGCGAGATATTCCAACTCATATCTTTGCCCCAAGTCTTATTACACTACAACTACGTGATTGCCTCTCTATGATTCCGATTCTTGAAAGCATGCCATTATTAGAAACTGCATCTGTCAATCTTGGCCATGGATACGAGGAATACTGTGAGTACTGTGATAACGGTGGCCTTGAAGAGTATGAATGTGATTGTTGCATGTCTGAGATGTACCGGGATAATGACCGTATACTTGATTTCTCTGTGGTTTTTGAAGGTCTGTCCAACGCTACATGTCTGGAGTTGATAACTTCCCGTGAAATG ATTATATTCAAAAGAGATCTGCGATGCTGCCCTACATTTAGTAGGCTAAGATCTTTGTCACTCATTGACTGGTGTTTGGTTGCTGACTTCAAGATACTACTGCACTTTCTGCATCACACACCAGTTCTAGAGAAACTCACACTTCAACTTTGTAAG GAACCCAAATGGGGCATAAAATTGAAAGCCAACAATTTTATGGAGCGATCACTTGCAATGAGGCAACTTAAGATAGTCGAAGTTAAATGTCATATTATTGATGACCGGGTTCATCGTCTTACGAAGATCTTGAGTTCCTGCAGCATATCCCTTGCGGAAATTAATATAAAAAAGCTTTAG
- the LOC127292882 gene encoding serine/threonine-protein kinase 54 has product MNSLTTTTGSSSGAGASGSRSFGSGDMKAADGEGYVRADTLDLTKLDEQLEKSRSRVWLDHQRGASPGELLEWEIDLAKLDIDKQVASGTFGVVYRGTYDGEDVAVKVLDWGQEGQETKHREAFEKEVAVWQKLDHPNVTKFVGASMGTSQLKVPAKKGGGGAPGQRCCVVVVEYQHGGTLKTLLFQHRDKKLPYKKVVQLALDMARGLSYLHSKKIVHRDVKAENMLLDRKKTVKIADFGVARVEAQDECNMTGQTGTLGYMAPEVLEGLPYDHKCDVYSFGVVLWEIYCCTLAYANYSIADISYHVVKLGIRPDIPRCCPKELSEIMARCWHADPDRRPEMSEVVALLEKIDTTKGKSMTPAVPDHIGQGCSCFGFK; this is encoded by the exons ATGAATTCCCTGACGACGACGACCGGTAGCAGCAGCGGCGCCGGGGCCAGCGGCAGCCGCAGCTTCGGCAGCGGCGACATGAAGGCCGCCGACGGCGAGGGCTACGTCAGGGCGGACACGCTCGACCTCACCAAGCTGGACGAGCAGCTGGAGAAGTCGCGCTCCAGGGTGTGGCTGGATCACCAGCGCGGCGCCTCGCCGGGGGAGCTCCTCGAGTGGGAGATCGACCTCGCCAAGCTCGACATCGACAAGCAGGTCGCCAGCGGCACCTTCGGGGTCGTCTACCGCGGCACCTACGACGGCGAAGACGTTGCAG TGAAGGTGTTGGACTGGGGTCAGGAAGGTCAGGAGACAAAGCACCGGGAAGCCTTCGAGAAGGAGGTGGCCGTCTGGCAGAAGCTTGATCACCCAAATGTCACCAAG TTCGTGGGCGCGTCCATGGGGACGTCCCAGCTGAAGGTCCCGGCGAAGAAGGGCGGCGGCGGAGCGCCAGGCCAGCGGTGTTGTGTTGTGGTGGTGGAGTACCAGCACGGCGGCACCTTGAAGACCCTCCTGTTCCAGCACCGCGACAAAAAGCTTCCCTACAAGAAGGTGGTCCAGCTCGCCCTGGACATGGCGAGGGGGCTGAGCTATCTGCACTCGAAGAAGATTGTGCACCGCGACGTGAAGGCGGAGAACATGCTTCTGGACCGGAAGAAGACTGTGAAGATCGCTGACTTCGGTGTCGCCCGTGTGGAGGCTCAGGACGAATGCAACATGACAGGGCAGACGGGCACGCTGGGGTACATGGCCCCGGAGGTGCTAGAGGGCCTCCCCTACGACCACAAGTGTGACGTCTACAGCTTCGGCGTGGTCCTGTGGGAGATCTACTGCTGCACCCTGGCGTACGCCAACTACAGCATCGCTGACATCTCATACCACGTGGTGAAGCTGGGGATCAGGCCGGACATCCCGCGGTGCTGCCCCAAGGAGCTGTCGGAGATCATGGCACGCTGCTGGCACGCCGACCCCGACCGCAGGCCGGAGatgagcgaggtggtggcgctgCTGGAGAAGATCGATACCACCAAGGGGAAGAGCATGACGCCCGCCGTCCCCGACCACATCGGCCAGGGATGCTCCTGCTTCGGCTTCAAGTAA